Proteins found in one Alteromonas macleodii genomic segment:
- a CDS encoding methyltransferase domain-containing protein, which produces MRSAFRAKPPRYPTSWDDFPAGEHIRDAVSTVCSDYAERIFGYHFVKLGSLSAEINLNTSPIRHHINQVPFDNQFGCQSDDNTASNNTSDNNVAPSQSQDGRRESTISRENIIVGQSHSLPFSENSIDGFLLANELDFAQDPHEILREVDRVITQNGYVIISGFNPLSLAGIAKFLPVKRGNILHDARFFTSYRIKDWLQLLGFEIVEQRQVMFSTLFFQQKWKGAVKLQDYLSSYLPWCSAVYVILAKKRVIPMTAIKPKRNLKPRFSAVGASVRTSSVNRTLRQRC; this is translated from the coding sequence ATGAGATCGGCCTTTAGAGCCAAACCGCCTCGCTACCCTACAAGCTGGGATGATTTCCCCGCAGGTGAGCATATCCGCGATGCCGTGAGTACAGTGTGTAGCGATTATGCTGAGCGCATATTTGGGTATCACTTTGTTAAGCTAGGCTCTTTAAGTGCCGAGATTAATTTAAACACTAGCCCTATTAGGCACCACATCAATCAAGTGCCATTTGATAATCAATTTGGCTGCCAATCAGACGACAACACTGCATCTAATAATACCTCAGACAATAATGTTGCACCTTCACAATCACAGGATGGAAGGCGCGAATCAACCATTAGCAGAGAAAATATCATTGTAGGGCAGTCGCATTCCTTACCTTTTTCTGAAAATAGTATTGATGGCTTTCTATTGGCTAACGAGTTAGATTTCGCTCAAGACCCTCACGAGATATTAAGAGAGGTAGACCGTGTTATTACGCAAAACGGTTATGTCATCATAAGTGGCTTTAACCCATTAAGTCTTGCCGGTATCGCCAAGTTCCTACCCGTTAAGCGCGGAAATATTTTGCACGATGCACGTTTTTTTACATCCTATCGCATTAAAGATTGGCTTCAGTTGCTGGGATTTGAAATTGTTGAACAACGTCAAGTAATGTTCTCAACGCTCTTTTTTCAACAAAAGTGGAAAGGGGCGGTTAAACTTCAGGATTATTTATCCTCTTATTTACCTTGGTGCAGCGCGGTATATGTAATCCTCGCGAAAAAGCGGGTAATCCCTATGACGGCCATAAAACCTAAACGTAATTTAAAACCGCGTTTTTCGGCGGTGGGGGCCAGCGTACGGACTTCCTCGGTAAATCGTACGCTGCGTCAGCGGTGTTAA